CCGGCGCTGGTCGCCCTGCTCGGCCTTGGCGACGTGGCCGCCGGGGTGTTCTTCGGCGCGACGATCCATGACGTCGCCCAGGTGGTGGGCGCGGGCTACAGCGTCTCGCCGCAGGCCGGCGACACCGCGACGATCGTCAAGCTGTTCCGCGTCGCCCTACTGCTGCCGGCGGTGGTGATCATCTCGCTGATCTACCGCTCGGCGCTGATCGAGGCCGGCCCCCGCGCGGCGCAACCACCGCTGGTCCCCGCTTTCCTGATCGCATTCGCCGTGCTGGTGGCGGCCAACTCGACCGGCGTGGTCCCCGCGGCGATCACCGGCCCGGTGTCGGACGCCTCGCGCTGGTGCCTGGTGGCGGCGATCTCGGCCCTGGGCGCCAAGACCGCCCTCGGCGACCTGGCCCGCGTCGGCTGGCGGCCGATCCTGGTGCTGGTCGGCGCGACGGCCTTCATCGCAGTCCTGGTGCTGGCCGGCCTGGTCGCGCTGGGACGCTAGGCTGCGGCCGCCTCGCGCAGGGCGGCCTGGACCAGGTCGGGACGCTCCATGGGCAGGAAGTGGGTGGTTCCGGGAATGGTCTCGATCCGGATGCGGCCGGCCGCCTGCAGGGCGTCCAGCCGAGGATGCTCGCGGCAGGTCGAGCCCTCCGCCGCCCTCAGGATACGGATCGGGACCTGGGCGGCCTCGAAGGCGGCGAGGGTGTCGTGGCCGTGCGAGGTGAAGTTCGACGCCTCCCAGGCCGGCGCGCAGCTCAGCTCGACCTGGCCGTCGGGCCGGTCACGGAATCCATCGGCGACGTAGTCCGCCAGCATGTCCGCTGTCCAGGACGCGAAGGCCCCCCGGCCCGTATAGGCGGCGATCACGGCGTCGCGGCTGGGAAACACCGCCCGGCGGCGCAGGGCGCCTTGGACCAGCGGCGAATTGGCGGTCGCCTCGGCCTCGCTGACCGAGGGAATCACCACCGGGTCGGCCAGGACCAGGCTCTTCACCCGCTCGGGCGCCACGGCCTGGGCCAGGATGCTGGCGGCCCCGCCCATGGAGTGGCCGGCCAGGATCACCCCGCGCAGGTCGAGAACCGCCAGCAAGGCCAGGAGGTCGTCGCGCAGGTCGTACCAGGAGCCGCGTCCAACCGATTCGGTGGGCAGGGTGGAGCGGCCGTGGCCCCTCTGGTCCACCGCAAGCACCCGCAGACTGTCGCCCAAGGGCTCCAGAATGGTGCGGTAGGTTCGCGCATTGAAGCCATTGGCGTGGGCGAAGACGATGTCGATGGGCCGATCAGGCGGCCCGAATTCGAGAGCCGCCATCGCCCCGCCGCGCCCGGGCAGGTCGATCAACCGCTCGCGCGTCGCCTCGCTCACCGTCAGATCCATGCATTTCCCTCCGCCGTCCCGCCTATATACGCCGCCGGGCCCACGGAGCCATGCCGCGACGCCGATGCGCCAAACCCAGCAATAGCCCCGGTTTTCGCTGCGGAAGTCGACCGCGGATCAAAAGTGATCACGAGGGCGTGAATTAAAGCCTTGCCCTCTGCGCGAAGCGCGGCATATTCCTGACTTGCGTACGCGACGTTCCCTATCCGGGTCGCTTCGTATGACGCTCTAAACTCCGTTTCCAGGGGACCCAGGGACCATGACCACCGAAATCCTTCGCAAGCTGCTCGTCGCCGGCGCCGCCGTCGCCGCCCTCTCCGTCGCCGCCTGCGGCAAGCCGGCTGAAAAGGCCGACGCCGCCGCCGCCGAAGCCACCGCCGAAGCCTCGACCGCCGCCGCCGCCGCCGACACGGCTGCTGACGCCGCCGCGACCGCTACGGACGCCGCCGCCGACGCCTCCAAGGCCGCCGACGCCGCCGCCGCTGCTCCGGCCGCCGACGCCGCGATGGCTCCGGCTGCTCCGGCCGAAGCTCCGGCCGCCAAGTAAGTCATTCGAACGCACTCGCGTTCGAAGAGCGGAGGGCCGCCCCTTGGGGCGGCCCTTTTCTTTTGCCCTATTGTCCGACCCATGAGCGCTGACTCCCCCCTCGTATGGACCGAAGACGGCCAGCCGCGCTCGCGCCTCTACGGCGACGTCTATTTCTCGGCGGAAGACGGCCTGGCCGAGAGCCGCGCGGTCTTCCTCCAGGGCTGCGGCCTGCCCCAGGCCTGGGCCGGGCGCAGGCGCTTCACGGTGGCGGAGCTGGGTTTCGGCACCGGGCTCAACATCCTGGCCCTGCTGGACCTGTGGCGCGCCGCCCGTCCGCCCGACGCCCACCTGCACATCTTCAGCGTCGAGGCGCACCCGATCACCGCGGACGAGGCGGCCCGCGCGCTCGCCGCCTGGCCCGAGCTGGCCGACATCGCCCAGGTTCTGACCGGCGCCTGGCCGGGCCGGGCCCGCGGTTTCCATCGGGTCGAACTGCCCCTGTCGAACGCTACTCTCGATCTCGCGGTGATGGAGGCCGAACCTGCCTTGCGGGCCTGGTCGGGTCACGCCGACGCCTGGTTCCTCGACGGTTTCTCGCCGGCCCTGAACCCGCAGATGTGGTCGCAGGACCTGCTGACCCTGGTGGCCCAGCGCTCGGCGCCTGGCGCCCGGGCGGCGACCTTCACTGTGGCCGGAGCGGTGCGTCGCGGCCTACAGGCCGCGGGCTTCGAGATCGAGAAGCACCCCGGCCACGGCCGCAAGCGCGAGCGCCTTGAGGCCCGACTGCCCGGCCAGCCGCGGCCGGAAACCGCCCCGCCCCGGGTCGCGGTCATCGGCGCGGGGATCGCCGGAGCCTCGGCCGCCAGGGCCCTGCGCATGCTGGGGTGCGAGCCGCTGTTGATCGAGGCCGGACACCCGGGGGCCGGAGCCTCGGGCAATCCCGCCGCCCTGGTCACCCCGCGGCTCGACGCGGGTCTCGGCCCGGTGGCCGAGCTGGCCGCCCAGGCCTTCGGCCACGCCGTGCGGCTCTATGAGGCCCAGCCCCATGCCGTGATCGCGCGCGGCGTCCTGCAACTGGCGGCCGGGGAGCGCGATCCCGACCGATTCGCCAGGGTCGCGGCCTCCGACCTGTTCGAATCCGGCGCCATGACGCTGCTCACCGCCGACCAGGCCTCCGAGCGCGTGGGCGAGACCGTTCCCGCCGCCCTGGATTTGTCCGCCGCACTGGTGGTGGAGCCGGCCGTAGCGCTGGCCGCCTGGTCCGGGTCGGTCCTGCAGGCGACGGTGGCGCGTGTGGCGCCGCGCGGCGGCGCCTGGGCCCTGATCGACGCTGAGGGGCGGCTGGTGGTCGAGGTCGAGGCCGTGATCCTCGCAGCAGGACAGGCCAGCGCCGAACTGCGCCCAGACCTGCCGCTGAAGCCCGTACGCGGCCAGGCGAGCTGGGCGGAGGGCGTGGACGGCGCCCCGGCGACCGCCTGGGGGGGCTACGCCCTGTCCACCCGCGACGGGTTGCTGTTCGGCGCCACACACGACCGCGACCAGACCGCGACCGATGTCCGACTCGCAGATCACGTCCGCAACCTGGAAAGCCTCGGCCAGGCCCTGCCCAGTCTGGCCGCGCGGCTGACCCAGGCGCCGCTGCAAGGCAGGGCCAGCGTCCGCGCGACCACGCCCGATCGCCTGCCGCTGGCGGGGCCCCTAGCCGGCGCGCCGGGCCTCTACGTCCTGAGCGGCTTTGGATCGCGCGGATTCTCCCTGGCCCCGCTGCTGGCCGAGCACGTTGCGGCGCTGACGCTCGGCGCGCCCTCCCCCCTGCCGGCCCCCCTGGCGGCGCTGGTCGATCCCGATCGATTCCGGGCCCGCGCCGCCCGGCGAGGCCGCATTTTCGTCGCAGGGGCGCGCAACCTTGACCGGCCGAGCTGAGGAGTTTTCGCGATGACCCGGACTGGTTTCTGGATGACCGTTACAGCCGTTCTCGCGCTCGCCGGCGCCGGATTCGTCCCGGCCTTCGCCGCGGACGCCAAGCCCTGACAAAAGAAAACGCCGCCCCTCGCGGGGCGGCGTTCCAGAAGACGCCGGTCGGCGGCTCCCAGGTTCCTAGAAGCGCTTCTTGACGGCCACCGAATAGACGCGGCCCAGCGGGTTCCCGCTGCCCGGGTCGTAGTTGTACTGGGTGCCGATCGCGAACGGCGGATCCTCGTCGAACAGGTTCGACACGGTGAGGGTCGCCGCGATGTCCCAAGGCAGCTCGGCCCGATAGATCAGGTCATGCTGCCAGTATTCGGCGATCTTGGCCGTCGACTTGACGTTGGCGGCGATCGCGATTGACGTCGCCTCGTTCTGGGTCGTCGAGGAGACGTGCCGCACCTGCCAGCGCAGGTTATGACCCGACATGTTCCAGTTCACGTAGGCGTTGGCCCGCAGACGGTTGTAGCCGGTGAACAGCGAGGCGCGGTAGGTGCCCGCTCGCTTCTGGACGCCTGCCGCGTTCGACGGGAAGCCTTCGATCTCGTATGGCGCCTCGTCATACTTCAGCAGATAGGTGCCGTCGAAGCCGGTCGTGACGTCGCCGCCGAAGACCTCGCCGACATCCAGGTTTGCCTGGAAGTCGAGGCCCGAGGTCTTCACCTTGCCGCCGTTGATGTAGCTCGTGCGGTACGACAGGATGTTGTTGCGGTTGCAGACGCCGCCGGCGAAGCCGAACCGCGCCTGGACCGCCGCATAGGCCGCGTCGCCGCAACGGCCGAGGGGCGCCGCGGCGCCGCCCGGGAACATCAGGGCGATGAGGTCGGCGGTGGCCTCCGAGGTGAGCGCGTCCTCGAAATCGAAGTTCCAGTAGTCGACGGTCGCCTTGAAGGCGCCGAAGTCCACCGCCGCGCCGATGTTGTAGGTCAGCGCGGTTTCCGGCTCGAGGTTCGGGTTGCCGTAGAGGTCGTTGGCCCGGTAGGTGCCGCTCGCATTGGTCAGGCCACGTGTGAAGTTCGTGGTCGTGATCGTGGCGGCCGGCGCCCGGTAGGTGGTGCCAACCGAACCGCGGACGGCCAGCCAGTCCATGACCTGCCAGCGGGCCGAGGCCTTCGGATTGAAGGTCTCGCCCTGGCTCTCATAGTACTCGTAGCGAGCCGCCAGGGTGACTTCGAAGTCGTCGGTCACCGGGATCAGCATTTCGCCGAACACCGAGCTGATCTTCCGGTTCACGTCGTAGGGACGCAGGTTGGCGTTGAACAGGAAGGGTCCGTTCGCCGTCGTCGGGCAGAACGGCGCGCCGTCGCCGAACGGCGGCGAGTCCACGCAGGGCGTCGCGTTCGCGTCGTAAGACACTTCCGGATCCTGAATGGTCCGATCATAGCGGAACTGGGCGCCGGCCGCCCAGGCGATGTTCCCGCCGCCCAGTTCGATGCCGGTCTCGCCGTTTACCACGAGGTCGGCGACGAACAGCTCCGAGGAGATCTCGTTGTACTGCTTCTCATCCATCCAGGCGACGACCGCAGCGCGGTTGGCGGCCGCGTCGTTGAAGCCGGGAATGGGGCTCGAAGCCAGGTAGTACGGATTGGGTCCGACCTGGGCCTGGCTCGCGTCGAAGGCGTTGGTGAAGGGGTTGAAGTAGAAACAGCCCAGAGCGGCGCTGCCGGCGCCGGCGGTGTAGTTCGCCGTCTCGGAAGGCGTGCACTGGTCGGACGCGCCATCGCGGCTGCCGAAGCCCCGCAGCGCGAGCTGCAGGCGGTTCACCGACACATCTTCCAGATTATAGTTGTAGTCCTGCTTCTGGTAGGTCAGCGCGAAGTCCCAGCCGATCCCGTTCTCGAACTTGCCCTTGAAGCCGCCCGACACCCGGAAGGTGTCGACCTTGTAGCTGTAGTGGGCATGCTCATCTTCGGTATAGGGGCTGCCGGCGAAGCCGATCGGACGCCAGGCGGTCTGGCTGGCCGCGACACCATTGGTCGCGGCGTTGGCGATCTGGCTCTGCGCAAGGGCAAGGCCGGTGGCGCAGCTGGCGGCGTCGACGCCGTAGGGCAGCGCCGCTCCCGTGCAATTGGCTCCGGAGATCTGGCTGATCAGGGCCTGCAGGCCGGGGTTGGTGTTGGGGATGTAGAAGCGCGACTGTTCAGCTGTGCCGGTCGCGGGGATCGGCGACGTTCCGCCGCCGGGCGAGGCGCCCGAGGGGTTGATGGGGGTTGGAAACTGGTTCGGCCCCGTGATCGCCCAGCTCTGCATGGGCGTTTCATGCATGGCGTAAAGGACTTCGACATTGGCCGTGATGTTGTCGGTGACGTCGAAGTTGAATTTTCCGTAGGCCTGATAGTGATGCTCGTCCTCGACCAGGTTGTCGTGAGACGTGTACTGGAAGTTGCATGAGGTCGGGCTGACGATAGCCGAGCCCAGGATGTAGGGCGCGCCGCCATTGGCCGCGCAGCCGATATCGGGCAGGGAGCCGGTGAAGCTGCCCGCGACGGCGTTGGCCGCGCTCGTGGCCGTATTGTACTGGCCGGGGTTGCCGGTGCCGGCCCAGCCGCCCAGCGGATTCTCCAGATAGCCGTTCGGACCGGTGCGGATGGCCCAATCGCGTTCGAAGATCGGCATTTCCGATCGGCGGCGATAGCCGAGGCTGATCAGGGCGTCGGCCCGGTCCCACTTCTTGCCCCAGGCGATGGAGCCTTCGTAGTCCCCGTCAGAGCCGCTGATGGCCTGGTACTGAGCCGAGAGTTCCAGCCCGTCGAGGTCGGTGCGGGTGATGAAATTGACCACCCCGCCGATGGCGTCGGACCCGTAGGTGGCCGCAGCCCCGTCCTTCAGGACCTCGACCCGGCCGATCGCGGCGTCGGGCAGCAGGTTGATGTCGACCGAGTTCAGGCCCTGGGGCGACACAGGCACCCGGCGGCCGTTGAACAGGACCAGGGTCCGCGCCCCGGTCACGGCGGAGTTGAGGCTGCGCAGGTTGATGGTGGCCGCGCCCGAGCCGGAGCCGAAGCGGTTGTTCTCGCCGATCACCGCGCCCGAGGACGGGATGGTCTTGATGAACTGGACCATGGTCGGAGAGCCGCGCTGCTCCAGTTCCTTGGCCCCGATGACATCGACCGGGAGGGCCGCATCTTCCGGCGTGCCGGCGATGAAGGACCCGGTGACAATCACCTCCTCCACCGTACTCGCATCCTGGGCTGCCGCGGCGCCGGACACACCAAGCGCCAAGGCGACGGCCAAAATTGAACCGCCGCAGAAATACCTGCTTTTCAACATCTAGGTTTCCTTTCCCCCTCGAACCCGCGCCCCGATTGAAATGTGAGCGCTTATGGATGTCCGAGTATGGGGATCATCCGTGGAGACGCAGTTACGCGCCAGGGCTTGTTTCAATCGTTTCAAACACGAAACAACCGAGTCAAACTGACGTAACGTCGATATCTCAGTGGCAGCGCCATACCCGAAAGTCGAGAAAAGATACGGCAAATATCTCATCTTGCTAATACACTGTTTATATTATCATAAATAGCTCGCAAAGTCCGGCCGAGCCCTGTCCGTATCATCCCCATTTTTCGAATTATAGTTTCCCTGCGTCGCCGGCCTGTTCT
This genomic stretch from Phenylobacterium sp. LH3H17 harbors:
- the mnmD gene encoding tRNA (5-methylaminomethyl-2-thiouridine)(34)-methyltransferase MnmD yields the protein MSADSPLVWTEDGQPRSRLYGDVYFSAEDGLAESRAVFLQGCGLPQAWAGRRRFTVAELGFGTGLNILALLDLWRAARPPDAHLHIFSVEAHPITADEAARALAAWPELADIAQVLTGAWPGRARGFHRVELPLSNATLDLAVMEAEPALRAWSGHADAWFLDGFSPALNPQMWSQDLLTLVAQRSAPGARAATFTVAGAVRRGLQAAGFEIEKHPGHGRKRERLEARLPGQPRPETAPPRVAVIGAGIAGASAARALRMLGCEPLLIEAGHPGAGASGNPAALVTPRLDAGLGPVAELAAQAFGHAVRLYEAQPHAVIARGVLQLAAGERDPDRFARVAASDLFESGAMTLLTADQASERVGETVPAALDLSAALVVEPAVALAAWSGSVLQATVARVAPRGGAWALIDAEGRLVVEVEAVILAAGQASAELRPDLPLKPVRGQASWAEGVDGAPATAWGGYALSTRDGLLFGATHDRDQTATDVRLADHVRNLESLGQALPSLAARLTQAPLQGRASVRATTPDRLPLAGPLAGAPGLYVLSGFGSRGFSLAPLLAEHVAALTLGAPSPLPAPLAALVDPDRFRARAARRGRIFVAGARNLDRPS
- a CDS encoding alpha/beta fold hydrolase, producing the protein MDLTVSEATRERLIDLPGRGGAMAALEFGPPDRPIDIVFAHANGFNARTYRTILEPLGDSLRVLAVDQRGHGRSTLPTESVGRGSWYDLRDDLLALLAVLDLRGVILAGHSMGGAASILAQAVAPERVKSLVLADPVVIPSVSEAEATANSPLVQGALRRRAVFPSRDAVIAAYTGRGAFASWTADMLADYVADGFRDRPDGQVELSCAPAWEASNFTSHGHDTLAAFEAAQVPIRILRAAEGSTCREHPRLDALQAAGRIRIETIPGTTHFLPMERPDLVQAALREAAAA
- a CDS encoding TonB-dependent receptor domain-containing protein, translated to MLKSRYFCGGSILAVALALGVSGAAAAQDASTVEEVIVTGSFIAGTPEDAALPVDVIGAKELEQRGSPTMVQFIKTIPSSGAVIGENNRFGSGSGAATINLRSLNSAVTGARTLVLFNGRRVPVSPQGLNSVDINLLPDAAIGRVEVLKDGAAATYGSDAIGGVVNFITRTDLDGLELSAQYQAISGSDGDYEGSIAWGKKWDRADALISLGYRRRSEMPIFERDWAIRTGPNGYLENPLGGWAGTGNPGQYNTATSAANAVAGSFTGSLPDIGCAANGGAPYILGSAIVSPTSCNFQYTSHDNLVEDEHHYQAYGKFNFDVTDNITANVEVLYAMHETPMQSWAITGPNQFPTPINPSGASPGGGTSPIPATGTAEQSRFYIPNTNPGLQALISQISGANCTGAALPYGVDAASCATGLALAQSQIANAATNGVAASQTAWRPIGFAGSPYTEDEHAHYSYKVDTFRVSGGFKGKFENGIGWDFALTYQKQDYNYNLEDVSVNRLQLALRGFGSRDGASDQCTPSETANYTAGAGSAALGCFYFNPFTNAFDASQAQVGPNPYYLASSPIPGFNDAAANRAAVVAWMDEKQYNEISSELFVADLVVNGETGIELGGGNIAWAAGAQFRYDRTIQDPEVSYDANATPCVDSPPFGDGAPFCPTTANGPFLFNANLRPYDVNRKISSVFGEMLIPVTDDFEVTLAARYEYYESQGETFNPKASARWQVMDWLAVRGSVGTTYRAPAATITTTNFTRGLTNASGTYRANDLYGNPNLEPETALTYNIGAAVDFGAFKATVDYWNFDFEDALTSEATADLIALMFPGGAAAPLGRCGDAAYAAVQARFGFAGGVCNRNNILSYRTSYINGGKVKTSGLDFQANLDVGEVFGGDVTTGFDGTYLLKYDEAPYEIEGFPSNAAGVQKRAGTYRASLFTGYNRLRANAYVNWNMSGHNLRWQVRHVSSTTQNEATSIAIAANVKSTAKIAEYWQHDLIYRAELPWDIAATLTVSNLFDEDPPFAIGTQYNYDPGSGNPLGRVYSVAVKKRF